A region of Carassius auratus strain Wakin chromosome 41, ASM336829v1, whole genome shotgun sequence DNA encodes the following proteins:
- the LOC113059928 gene encoding B-cell lymphoma 6 protein homolog, giving the protein MRKQQTLDRIGETIPHIKWTDLTSTKDSQMSLGQEGELPDEGLSLRTESKDDVTPDVHLVPPQDQAEVAKDYSTQNSPKNESENKTVEYKLDANTRSLPINMQLIPKMESDNARTEACEVTTKATNIANISTNDLLEIKVQRQSILNISFHNDKLPSPDGGNQISKECIENKTQVVDMAHVRKSTPAMETNANKERLECSKDCIEDNKTQILCNVREERLDIGRNMAVTSSLVQCEEDIVLDLSLPKKKDRNKERKCEWVVDPEYEGSLHMEVDEIEDEPQNVEVEQEDDNEICWIASVTGAHTYLPQHWDGHLSSPSLEAMPTASYPNIITPDPMDTLLIDDQGIPYTLTADGQKVPQIDNIQHTEGLTEQTALSARQAEDKPSSIADTQDIAESRLQTLPNSLCPNMSKGHVSVETSQVASNLDPSSVVHAQPPIIPAMSDLASVPIQIVANTTGSNTPILLLPPSQLQSLTSPASKSNAGLITLSLPVPLSPNTQTSPMFLVLSSPQVSSTQSSSSPGQLSQFSSSSTVALPLATCPLDLGSSLSSSPSLLSLSTISSDTAKDISGLNNPSKLPASPTSSTAFSSTSTVTSTSPTKQFSTDAYSDTPVPTSFREALLRLAVSVEKKQENQPAETHSVTTPSSCSEATKPDSSATVHESKNNETEMNCDGETESSLVDQIDSLDATSSTSPIRPESPEIPISDPKNQALGPRRILYCQYCSRVFYYLSDLERHSITHSQSKPHVCHLCGKAFKRSSHLERHKHIHTGQRNFVCQLCPRRFRESGELMRHQRVHTGEKPFQCLICHMRFAERNTLRRHMKRKHQGQQLEVMDMKAKPESGGISLAGIQEEAEENAEWYSSTVPEMESDSDTGGE; this is encoded by the coding sequence ATGCGCAAACAACAAACATTGGACAGGATAGGTGAGACCATTCCACATATTAAGTGGACTGATCTTACTTCCACCAAAGATAGCCAAATGTCTCTGGGTCAGGAGGGTGAGTTACCAGATGAGGGACTCTCATTGAGGACTGAATCTAAGGACGATGTGACCCCAGATGTGCATCTTGTTCCACCACAAGATCAGGCAGAAGTTGCAAAGGATTACAGTACGCAGAACTCACCAAAAAATGAATCAGAAAATAAGACTGTTGAATATAAATTAGATGCGAACACAAGGAGTCTACCAATAAACATGCAGCTGATACCCAAGATGGAGTCTGATAATGCTAGGACAGAAGCTTGTGAGGTAACAACCAAAGCTACAAACATTGCTAACATCTCAACCAATGATTTACTAGAGATTAAGGTTCAACGACAATCAATTTTAAATATAAGTTTCCATAATGACAAACTACCGTCGCCTGATGGAGGCAACCAAATAAGCAAGGAGTGTATTGAGAATAAAACGCAGGTTGTTGATATGGCTCATGTAAGAAAGAGTACACCTGCGATGGAGACAAATGCAAACAAAGAAAGATTAGAATGTAGTAAAGACTGCATTGAagataataaaacacaaattttatGTAATGTAAGAGAGGAGAGACTTGATATTGGAAGGAACATGGCAGTGACAAGTTCTTTGGTACAATGTGAAGAAGACATTGTATTAGATTTAAGCTTACCAAAAAAGAAAGACCGAAATAAGGAGAGGAAGTGTGAATGGGTTGTAGACCCTGAATATGAAGGTTCTCTTCATATGGAAGTTGATGAAATTGAAGATGAGCCTCAAAATGTAGAAGTGGAGCAAGAGGATGATAATGAAATTTGCTGGATTGCATCAGTAACTGGCGCTCATACATACCTGCCACAGCATTGGGATGGACATCTGTCCTCCCCTTCGCTAGAAGCCATGCCAACTGCATCGTACCCCAACATTATAACCCCAGATCCAATGGATACACTACTTATAGATGACCAGGGCATTCCTTACACGCTCACCGCAGATGGACAGAAAGTCCCACAAATTGATAATATACAACACACTGAGGGACTAACTGAACAAACAGCTCTCAGCGCAAGACAAGCTGAAGATAAGCCCTCCTCTATTGCTGATACACAGGATATTGCAGAGTCCAGACTACAGACACTACCCAATTCACTATGTCCAAATATGTCTAAAGGTCATGTCTCAGTGGAAACCTCACAGGTTGCCTCAAACCTGGACCCAAGCTCTGTAGTTCATGCTCAACCCCCCATCATACCTGCCATGTCTGACTTGGCATCAGTTCCCATTCAGATTGTGGCTAATACTACAGGGTCAAACACCCccattcttcttcttcctccatcTCAGCTTCAGTCTCTTACCTCACCAGCCTCTAAAAGTAACGCAGGGCTAATTACCCTTTCCTTACCGGTTCCTCTTAGTCCAAACACTCAGACCTCCCCCATGTTCCTAGTTTTGTCATCTCCTCAGGTGTCCTCAACTCAGAGTTCGTCCTCGCCTGGGCAATTATCTCAGTTTTCTTCCTCTTCAACTGTTGCACTTCCCTTggctacttgtccacttgatttGGGATCTTCATTAAGTTCTAGTCCGTCACTTCTCAGCCTCAGCACGATTTCCTCTGACACAGCAAAGGACATCTCAGGACTGAATAACCCTTCTAAACTTCCTGCCAGCCCTACCTCATCAACTGCTTTCTCTAGCACTTCCACAGTGACCTCTACTAGTCCAACCAAGCAATTCAGCACTGATGCCTACTCTGACACACCAGTGCCCACTTCCTTTCGGGAGGCCCTTCTCAGATTAGCTGTGTCTGTGGAGAAGAAACAAGAAAACCAGCCTGCTGAGACGCATTCGGTCACTACTCCTTCCTCATGTTCTGAAGCCACCAAGCCAGATTCCTCTGCCACAGTCcatgaaagtaaaaataatgagACAGAGATGAACTGTGATGGTGAGACAGAGTCTTCCTTGGTAGACCAAATAGACTCATTAGATGCCACCTCTTCCACCTCACCCATTCGTCCTGAATCACCCGAAATTCCAATCAGTGACCCAAAGAACCAAGCGTTAGGCCCTCGTCGCATTCTTTACTGTCAGTATTGTTCACGGGTCTTCTACTATCTTTCAGACCTTGAGCGCCATTCCATCACACACTCCCAAAGCAAACCCCATGTATGTCACCTTTGTGGCAAGGCATTCAAAAGATCAAGCCATCTTGAGCGACACAAACACATCCATACTGGTCAGAGAAACTTTGTGTGCCAGCTTTGCCCAAGGCGTTTTCGTGAATCAGGGGAACTAATGAGGCACCAGAGAGTACACACTGGTGAGAAACCCTTTCAGTGCTTAATATGCCACATGCGTTTTGCAGAGCGCAACACGCTGCGACGTCACATGAAGCGCAAACACCAGGGCCAGCAGCTGGAGGTGATGGACATGAAGGCAAAGCCAGAAAGTGGAGGGATTTCCCTTGCTGGCATACAAGAAGAGGCAGAAGAGAACGCCGAGTGGTACAGTTCAACAGTTCCTGAAATGGAGTCTGACAGTGACACAGGGGGAGAATGA